One genomic segment of Vibrio penaeicida includes these proteins:
- a CDS encoding M20/M25/M40 family metallo-hydrolase: MKVKYLLLVTAISATNSIASQNTINPNEPTKAWITIGSDAIQHFTTAQEHKGLAFSSQTVQGVNGITVSEINTADINNLSELMHHEFKRCGGFFYHDSFEEAQAYAKQAANANQSFANFAAVNYTIDNESVTNAMMSETSQQNLTNTVNTLSNYYDRYYTSQSGYDAAKWIKDHWVQLSQARSDISVEFFNHSWKQPSVIATINGTTLADEIVVIGGHLDSINTRSPGNESAPGADDNASGISVLTETLNAIVKSGFKPKRTVKIIGYAAEEVGLRGSKAIAQSYKSSGKNVVGVAQFDMTGYKGTFNRDIVLITDYTNSGQNQFIRNLINKYLPNMTHGNSQCGYACSDHASWYNEGFPASMPAEANFHDSNPLIHTANDTQFDSSHAIKFAKLSVAFISELAKGTIAGTPPPPPPTGENELQNGVAKTNISGVAKAQNFYTFNVPAGASNLKFTTSGGTGDADLYVKFGSKPTLNSYDCKSTNSSNNEQCQIPNAQAGTYHVMVEAWSSISGVSLTASYTDSGNPPPTGIEPINETATNISVSRGQWQRYTQTLGEGYSNLTVTISGGSGDADLYVRHGAQSTFGQHDCRPYLNGNNENCPITSPQSGVWHIDIYGYSTTTGLTLNIKATP; encoded by the coding sequence ATGAAAGTTAAGTATTTGTTACTCGTCACAGCAATTAGCGCTACAAATTCAATCGCTAGCCAAAACACTATAAATCCAAACGAACCAACAAAAGCTTGGATAACAATTGGTAGCGACGCAATTCAACACTTTACAACAGCGCAAGAACACAAAGGGTTGGCTTTTTCATCTCAAACAGTACAAGGCGTTAATGGCATTACCGTATCGGAGATTAATACCGCCGATATAAACAATTTGAGTGAGCTCATGCACCATGAATTCAAACGCTGTGGTGGATTCTTTTATCACGATTCGTTTGAAGAAGCGCAGGCATACGCGAAACAAGCCGCGAATGCGAATCAGAGCTTTGCCAATTTTGCAGCCGTTAACTACACCATCGATAACGAGTCTGTCACCAATGCGATGATGTCAGAAACGTCACAGCAAAACCTAACCAATACCGTCAATACATTATCCAATTACTACGATCGTTATTATACGTCTCAGTCGGGTTACGACGCTGCAAAATGGATAAAGGATCATTGGGTTCAACTTTCGCAGGCACGCAGTGATATCAGTGTGGAATTTTTTAATCACAGCTGGAAACAACCTTCTGTTATCGCAACGATAAATGGTACAACTCTTGCCGACGAAATCGTCGTTATCGGCGGGCACCTAGACTCCATCAATACACGAAGCCCAGGTAACGAATCCGCCCCAGGTGCGGACGATAATGCTTCTGGTATTTCTGTTCTCACTGAAACGCTAAACGCGATCGTTAAAAGCGGATTTAAGCCTAAGCGTACCGTTAAAATCATCGGTTATGCCGCAGAAGAAGTCGGGCTACGAGGTTCTAAAGCCATCGCCCAGTCTTACAAAAGCTCTGGTAAGAATGTGGTGGGTGTCGCTCAGTTTGATATGACGGGCTATAAGGGGACATTTAATCGCGACATCGTACTCATCACTGACTACACCAATTCAGGACAAAACCAGTTTATTCGAAACCTGATCAACAAATACTTGCCGAATATGACGCACGGTAATTCGCAGTGTGGTTACGCGTGTTCCGACCACGCCTCTTGGTACAATGAGGGCTTCCCTGCTTCTATGCCAGCTGAAGCAAATTTCCACGATTCGAACCCACTCATCCATACAGCAAATGATACCCAATTTGACTCAAGCCATGCGATTAAGTTTGCCAAACTGTCCGTTGCCTTCATTTCTGAACTCGCTAAAGGTACGATTGCAGGAACCCCTCCACCACCGCCACCTACTGGCGAAAACGAACTGCAAAATGGTGTGGCAAAAACCAACATATCTGGGGTAGCTAAAGCGCAAAACTTTTATACGTTTAACGTTCCAGCAGGGGCTTCCAACCTGAAATTCACAACATCAGGCGGAACTGGCGATGCAGATTTATACGTAAAATTTGGCTCCAAGCCAACACTTAACAGTTATGACTGTAAAAGCACCAACAGTTCAAACAATGAACAATGCCAAATTCCAAACGCACAAGCGGGAACCTACCATGTGATGGTCGAGGCTTGGTCTTCGATATCTGGCGTATCTCTTACAGCAAGCTATACCGACAGCGGTAACCCACCGCCTACAGGCATTGAACCCATTAACGAAACGGCTACTAATATTTCTGTTTCTCGTGGTCAGTGGCAACGCTACACCCAAACACTAGGCGAAGGTTATTCAAACCTAACCGTCACGATATCGGGTGGATCAGGCGATGCAGATCTGTACGTTCGCCATGGCGCTCAATCTACGTTTGGGCAACACGACTGCCGACCTTACCTCAATGGGAATAATGAAAACTGCCCAATCACGTCACCGCAATCTGGCGTTTGGCATATCGACATCTACGGATATTCAACAACGACAGGGCTAACGCTCAATATCAAAGCCACACCATAA
- a CDS encoding catalase, which yields MSKKLTTAAGCPVAHNQNVMTAGPRGPQLLQDVWFLEKLAHFDREVIPERRMHAKGSGAYGTFTVTHDITQYTRAKIFSEVGKKTDLFARFTTVAGERGAADAERDIRGFALKFYTEEGNWDLVGNNTPVFFLRDPLKFPDLNHAVKRDPRTNMRSAVNNWDFWTSLPEAFHQVTIVMSDRGIPASYRHMHGFGSHTFSFINADSERYWVKFHFKTHQGIKNLTDEEATILCGRDRESHHRDLYDNIENGNTPKWTMYVQIMPELEADEVNFNPFDLTRVWSQKDYPLIEVGELELNRNPENFHAEVEQSAFNPASIVPGIGFSPDKMLQGRLFSYGDAQRYRLGVNHHQIPVNAPRCPVHSYHRDGAMRVDGNYGSTIGYQPNSQQEWEEQPDYSEPPLRISGHADHYDHRVDEDYFTQAGDLFRLMDEQERQRLFDNTARSIKGVPDFIQQRHIDHAYQADKAYGEGLEKAIKKANAS from the coding sequence ATGAGTAAGAAGCTAACGACCGCAGCAGGTTGCCCTGTTGCACATAACCAGAATGTTATGACCGCTGGCCCGCGAGGACCGCAACTTCTTCAAGATGTTTGGTTTTTGGAGAAACTGGCTCATTTTGACCGTGAAGTAATCCCTGAAAGGCGTATGCACGCCAAAGGATCTGGCGCTTACGGCACCTTCACAGTGACACATGATATTACTCAATACACTCGGGCAAAAATCTTCTCAGAAGTAGGGAAAAAGACCGACTTGTTCGCACGTTTTACTACCGTCGCCGGAGAACGAGGCGCAGCAGACGCAGAACGGGATATTCGTGGTTTCGCGCTTAAGTTTTACACCGAGGAAGGCAACTGGGATTTGGTTGGAAATAACACCCCTGTGTTCTTTTTACGAGACCCTCTAAAGTTCCCCGATTTGAACCACGCGGTAAAACGCGACCCAAGAACCAATATGCGAAGCGCAGTAAATAACTGGGACTTTTGGACATCTTTGCCTGAAGCTTTCCACCAAGTCACCATAGTTATGAGTGACCGAGGCATTCCTGCCAGCTACCGTCACATGCATGGTTTCGGGAGCCATACGTTCAGTTTTATTAATGCAGACAGTGAACGTTACTGGGTGAAATTCCACTTTAAAACACATCAGGGCATCAAAAACTTAACCGACGAAGAAGCCACCATTTTGTGTGGACGAGATAGAGAAAGCCATCACCGCGATCTTTATGACAACATCGAAAACGGAAACACGCCTAAATGGACCATGTACGTTCAAATCATGCCGGAGCTGGAAGCCGATGAGGTCAATTTCAACCCATTCGATTTGACCCGCGTGTGGTCTCAGAAAGATTATCCGTTGATCGAAGTGGGCGAGCTGGAACTTAATCGCAACCCAGAAAACTTCCACGCAGAAGTTGAACAGTCGGCATTTAACCCAGCTTCCATTGTTCCGGGTATTGGTTTTTCCCCAGATAAAATGCTTCAAGGTCGTTTGTTCTCTTACGGTGATGCGCAGCGTTATCGTTTAGGGGTAAACCACCATCAGATCCCTGTGAATGCGCCAAGATGCCCAGTGCACAGCTACCACCGTGATGGTGCGATGAGAGTCGATGGCAACTACGGTTCCACCATTGGTTATCAGCCAAATTCACAACAAGAGTGGGAAGAGCAACCCGATTACTCCGAGCCACCGTTGCGTATTTCTGGTCATGCGGATCATTACGACCACCGTGTAGACGAAGATTACTTTACTCAGGCCGGCGATCTTTTCCGCCTGATGGATGAGCAAGAGCGACAACGTTTGTTTGATAACACCGCCCGTTCCATCAAAGGGGTACCCGACTTCATACAGCAACGTCATATTGACCACGCGTATCAAGCAGACAAGGCATACGGTGAAGGGTTAGAGAAAGCCATTAAAAAAGCAAACGCATCATAA
- a CDS encoding HD domain-containing protein yields the protein MSLALKYEKDCIEFITKEMVTDSAHDLQHIFRVVKTAKSLADKEQADINIVLPAAYLHDCFTYPKDHPERHLSAQIAADKACEFLRSIEYPSHYLDDIHHAIMAHSFSAELTPKTKEAKVVQDADRLDALGAIGVTRCIQVSSAFGSDLYHPDDMFAQHRPLDDKRYTIDHFEVKLFKIAETMNTLSAKKEAQKRVAFMKSYLLQLQNEAE from the coding sequence ATGAGCCTCGCGTTAAAATACGAAAAAGACTGCATTGAATTCATAACGAAAGAAATGGTCACCGACTCTGCCCACGACCTGCAGCATATTTTTCGAGTCGTCAAAACAGCGAAGTCGCTAGCAGACAAAGAGCAAGCCGACATCAATATTGTTTTACCTGCCGCTTATCTACACGACTGCTTCACCTACCCTAAAGATCATCCAGAACGTCATCTAAGTGCTCAGATAGCCGCAGACAAAGCGTGCGAGTTTTTGCGCTCCATCGAATACCCATCGCATTACTTAGACGACATTCACCACGCCATTATGGCGCACAGTTTCAGTGCGGAACTCACACCCAAAACCAAAGAAGCCAAAGTGGTTCAGGATGCCGACAGGTTAGATGCGTTGGGTGCCATTGGAGTAACACGGTGCATTCAAGTCAGCAGCGCGTTCGGTTCAGATTTATATCATCCTGATGACATGTTTGCCCAACATCGGCCACTTGATGATAAACGCTATACCATCGATCATTTTGAAGTGAAGCTGTTCAAAATTGCAGAAACAATGAATACCCTATCAGCGAAAAAAGAAGCTCAAAAACGCGTGGCGTTTATGAAAAGTTACCTCTTGCAACTGCAAAACGAAGCGGAATAA
- a CDS encoding outer membrane beta-barrel protein, giving the protein MKKLRSGLVLIVGLMSGFASAQDFNRLEGWSLGAGYSDTDYSASLGGFSITEDAGSGLRLETTYNFNGFAALKASYENNTKDELKGHTLKAGGELGYSYVLSDGSFIKPYIEVGYANHRIEGTTTTQKVNESAAYGGAGIRFSTNYGFYVDFGADRSKMDGVNVTQLSATFGMKF; this is encoded by the coding sequence ATGAAGAAATTACGTAGTGGCTTGGTTCTCATCGTCGGTTTGATGTCTGGCTTTGCGAGTGCTCAAGATTTTAATCGATTGGAAGGTTGGAGCCTTGGTGCGGGGTATTCTGATACCGATTATTCAGCGAGCCTTGGAGGGTTCTCAATTACAGAAGATGCAGGCTCTGGGTTGAGATTGGAAACCACATACAACTTCAATGGGTTTGCCGCGTTAAAGGCGTCTTACGAGAACAACACTAAAGATGAGCTGAAAGGGCACACCTTAAAAGCAGGGGGAGAACTAGGGTACTCTTACGTGTTATCCGATGGTTCATTTATCAAACCTTACATTGAAGTGGGTTATGCCAACCATCGAATTGAAGGTACCACGACGACCCAAAAAGTGAACGAATCTGCCGCATACGGCGGAGCGGGTATACGGTTCTCGACCAACTATGGCTTTTATGTCGATTTCGGCGCTGATAGAAGCAAAATGGACGGTGTCAATGTGACTCAGCTGAGTGCCACATTTGGTATGAAATTTTGA
- a CDS encoding LysR family transcriptional regulator, whose translation MDNHQLRTFVVVAQEGSITRAAERLFLSQPAISAHIKALESSLDLTLFERTPQGMRLTLDGQRILLKAEETLQAHQDLVEEARKIKGQIAGVIQVGATSHTDPKTLGKIMIYVAEHFPEVDVKLQHLSTQDIVAGIRSGDLDAGIYNEFGEAPEDFFSAELSKIRLLLASSPHFPQLYSPVDWQALQHIPWIYPGEDTCCGKAAEHLFKQRGFRPKKLIHADREKVTRTLIAGGLGIGLVHDKPHSQPQSSEQTDDIVILDDISLRIRTLLVCKKSRQTDPVLHSLIDSMVGNHSSR comes from the coding sequence ATGGACAACCACCAACTACGAACGTTTGTCGTCGTCGCTCAAGAAGGCAGTATTACACGCGCGGCAGAGCGGCTTTTTTTGAGTCAACCAGCCATAAGTGCGCACATTAAAGCGCTAGAGTCGTCTTTAGATCTCACGTTGTTTGAACGCACGCCTCAAGGTATGCGACTCACCTTAGATGGCCAGCGAATTTTGCTTAAAGCAGAAGAAACGCTACAAGCGCATCAAGACTTGGTCGAAGAAGCACGCAAGATCAAAGGGCAAATAGCGGGAGTGATCCAAGTTGGCGCAACCAGTCATACTGATCCCAAAACACTTGGGAAAATCATGATATATGTTGCTGAGCATTTCCCAGAAGTTGACGTAAAGCTGCAACATCTTTCAACGCAAGACATTGTCGCTGGTATTCGAAGCGGCGACTTGGATGCTGGTATTTATAATGAATTCGGTGAAGCGCCAGAAGATTTTTTCTCTGCAGAGCTGTCTAAAATAAGGTTACTACTCGCTTCGTCCCCACATTTCCCTCAGCTCTACTCTCCTGTTGACTGGCAAGCGTTGCAGCACATCCCTTGGATTTACCCCGGTGAAGATACGTGCTGCGGAAAAGCCGCTGAACATTTATTCAAACAACGTGGCTTTCGCCCTAAAAAACTGATTCATGCCGATAGGGAAAAAGTCACTCGCACCTTAATTGCCGGTGGTCTTGGTATAGGGTTGGTTCACGACAAACCTCATTCTCAACCTCAATCAAGCGAACAAACAGACGACATCGTTATTCTGGATGACATATCCCTAAGAATCAGAACATTACTCGTTTGCAAGAAATCTCGCCAAACCGATCCGGTACTCCACTCGTTGATAGACTCTATGGTTGGTAATCACAGCTCTAGGTAA
- a CDS encoding helix-turn-helix domain-containing protein, translating to MSETDKVITELKRQLKISGVKYTDVAQALSLTEGSVKRLLASGNQISLERLNAICELIDMDMAELFKLASPTQALTALTYEQEKQLVDDKALLLVAVCVVNGYQFEEILNQYEFTQPELIKYLVQLDKLDIIELLPNNRLKLKLSPTFSWIAGGPIQRFFQQQVQDEFFRSHFSGEDEKLMMATGLMSIPSNKKIQKRIDKLVSDFYTACRDDGELNLDDRHGTSMIVGIRHWSLPQFKRHERPKK from the coding sequence ATGTCTGAAACAGATAAAGTCATCACAGAGCTCAAGCGCCAACTTAAAATCAGTGGGGTTAAATACACAGATGTAGCCCAAGCCCTGTCCCTCACTGAAGGCTCCGTCAAGCGCTTACTTGCCTCTGGTAATCAAATCAGTTTGGAGCGCTTGAACGCCATTTGTGAGTTGATTGATATGGATATGGCCGAACTGTTTAAACTTGCATCGCCAACGCAGGCACTTACTGCATTAACTTATGAACAAGAAAAACAACTCGTCGATGACAAAGCGTTATTACTGGTGGCGGTTTGTGTTGTGAACGGCTATCAGTTTGAAGAAATTCTTAATCAATATGAATTCACTCAACCTGAGCTTATTAAATACCTCGTCCAATTGGATAAATTGGATATCATCGAGCTGCTTCCAAACAATAGGCTAAAACTTAAGCTCTCTCCCACGTTCTCATGGATTGCTGGCGGACCTATTCAGCGCTTTTTCCAACAACAAGTTCAAGACGAATTCTTCCGCAGTCACTTTTCTGGTGAAGATGAAAAACTGATGATGGCTACGGGTTTAATGTCTATCCCTAGTAACAAGAAAATTCAGAAGCGCATCGATAAACTCGTTTCCGATTTTTACACCGCCTGCCGTGATGATGGTGAACTGAACTTGGACGATCGCCATGGAACATCGATGATCGTTGGGATTCGTCATTGGAGCCTCCCACAATTTAAACGCCACGAAAGACCTAAAAAGTAA
- a CDS encoding M4 family metallopeptidase gives MKFKIGIIPLVVGITLSTSAFAQMEIKTATDTGRPSFVTGNLGNATAGAEVQALKQILASNPSYKSTGSEEFEVSRQWVDELGKKHTFFDQKINGIKVYGNSIALHTEVSNNANGLLNNAPVYAVTGALAVSSAPASAAFATKQSNDNGKQARSVGESIGSVQTQPELAYIYLPDQDEAKLAWRMEVVYFAGAGPFGRDIVYIDAATNEVLARHAQVHSAKSWKTYTLNGGNQNSAPGQLLCTNNQNCGGNAAAQRAHDGAATVYDYYQQRHGRDSLNNNGMTLVSSVDLGEQNAYWTGSQMLYGQAGGGVDYDFTSDFDIIGHEFTHGVTNFSARLVYQNAPGALNEAWSDILGLSAEAFKNGTTTSSWLLGDGLYNQPGKAFRYMNDPTKDNYSKDWYPERIPFSNNPNRDNDYGGVHGNSGIANLAYVLLVDGGTHPRGKSNAQVPGIGMLKAEKIFYRALVTYMNQNTNFSGARTATAQAAQDLYGATEKNAVETAWCAVGVGDCPTTTPPPPPPTGDNELQNGVPVTGISGAAKDQKFYTFQVPAGATNLRFVTMGGSGDADLYVKFGSKPSLSTYDCKSTTSSSNETCAISNIQTGTYHVMVEAWNQISGVTLTASYDGGTTPPPPPSGPTPIYDTLGNISVGGGQWQRFTQELGTGYSTMTITTSGGYGDVDLYVRKGSDPTLYQYDCRPWKNGNNESCTFTNPGAGTWHIGIYGYYNSSGVTLTLTAE, from the coding sequence ATGAAGTTTAAAATAGGAATTATCCCCTTAGTGGTCGGTATTACATTATCGACCTCTGCTTTCGCACAGATGGAAATAAAAACAGCGACAGATACTGGGCGACCTTCATTTGTCACTGGGAACTTAGGTAATGCAACTGCAGGTGCTGAAGTTCAGGCGTTAAAGCAAATTCTGGCCAGCAACCCATCGTATAAGTCGACGGGAAGCGAAGAATTTGAAGTTTCTCGCCAATGGGTTGATGAACTGGGGAAAAAGCACACGTTTTTTGATCAGAAAATTAATGGCATTAAAGTCTATGGCAACAGTATTGCTTTGCACACAGAAGTCAGCAATAACGCTAACGGCTTGCTGAACAATGCCCCTGTTTATGCGGTAACAGGCGCACTCGCGGTTTCTTCTGCTCCGGCTTCGGCTGCGTTTGCCACCAAGCAAAGTAATGACAATGGTAAACAGGCTCGCTCAGTTGGAGAAAGTATTGGCTCAGTTCAAACACAACCTGAACTGGCTTACATCTACTTGCCGGATCAAGACGAAGCAAAACTCGCTTGGCGTATGGAAGTCGTCTACTTTGCAGGTGCTGGACCATTTGGTCGTGACATAGTTTACATTGATGCCGCAACCAATGAAGTGCTCGCACGACATGCACAGGTACACTCGGCAAAGAGTTGGAAAACGTACACCCTTAACGGCGGTAATCAAAACTCTGCACCAGGGCAACTGCTTTGTACGAACAACCAAAATTGTGGCGGCAACGCTGCGGCGCAACGCGCTCATGATGGTGCAGCAACAGTTTACGATTATTACCAACAGCGACATGGTCGTGACAGCCTCAACAACAACGGGATGACGTTGGTATCCAGTGTCGACCTTGGTGAGCAAAATGCGTATTGGACTGGTTCGCAAATGCTTTATGGTCAAGCTGGTGGCGGGGTTGATTACGATTTCACCTCAGATTTCGACATCATTGGTCACGAGTTTACGCACGGTGTCACCAACTTCTCTGCCCGTCTTGTTTACCAAAATGCACCTGGTGCATTGAATGAAGCATGGTCAGATATTCTTGGTCTATCCGCAGAAGCGTTCAAAAATGGTACAACGACATCCAGCTGGTTACTAGGCGACGGTTTGTACAACCAACCCGGTAAAGCTTTCCGCTACATGAACGATCCCACCAAAGATAATTACTCAAAAGACTGGTACCCAGAACGCATACCGTTCAGCAATAATCCTAACAGAGACAACGATTATGGCGGCGTACACGGCAACTCCGGTATTGCGAACTTAGCGTACGTATTGCTTGTAGACGGTGGAACACACCCTCGCGGAAAATCCAATGCACAAGTGCCAGGCATCGGTATGCTCAAAGCTGAGAAAATCTTCTATCGCGCGCTGGTCACCTACATGAACCAAAACACCAACTTCTCGGGTGCTAGAACAGCAACCGCTCAAGCAGCGCAAGACCTGTATGGCGCAACAGAGAAAAACGCTGTTGAAACCGCTTGGTGTGCCGTTGGTGTGGGCGATTGCCCTACAACAACACCGCCTCCACCGCCCCCTACTGGCGATAACGAACTGCAAAATGGCGTTCCTGTAACGGGGATTTCAGGCGCAGCGAAAGATCAGAAATTCTACACATTCCAAGTTCCTGCGGGCGCGACAAACTTGCGTTTCGTTACAATGGGCGGCTCGGGTGATGCGGACCTTTACGTAAAATTCGGCTCCAAGCCATCGCTAAGCACTTACGATTGTAAGAGCACCACCAGCTCAAGCAACGAAACCTGTGCGATCAGCAATATCCAAACGGGCACTTACCATGTCATGGTTGAAGCTTGGAATCAGATAAGTGGCGTAACTTTAACTGCCAGCTATGATGGTGGTACAACACCTCCGCCGCCACCTAGCGGACCAACACCAATCTACGACACACTGGGCAACATCTCTGTTGGCGGTGGTCAGTGGCAACGCTTCACTCAAGAATTAGGTACGGGCTATTCAACCATGACGATTACCACGTCTGGCGGGTATGGTGATGTCGATTTGTATGTTAGAAAAGGTTCCGACCCTACACTCTACCAATACGACTGCCGTCCTTGGAAAAATGGCAACAATGAATCTTGTACGTTTACCAACCCTGGTGCAGGCACTTGGCACATCGGTATTTACGGTTACTACAATAGCTCTGGCGTCACATTAACGCTGACAGCAGAATAG
- a CDS encoding mechanosensitive ion channel family protein, producing the protein MMDNISLEQIYEKALELVLTFGPKLILAFLVLVIGWWLIGKVTKGVDVALERVRLEQGLRSFLCSLASVILKILLIISVASMIGVETTSFIAMLGAAGLAVGMALQGSLSNFAGGVLILFFKPFKIGDVIEAQGHMGKVVDIQIFVTVLITYDNQRIIIPNGMLSNGTVKNLFCEENRRVDIEFGISYGDDVRKAREVLMKVLADYDLVLDDPEPLVHVSQHGDSHVGMLVWAWVKSDDYWPVYFSLYERVKIAFDEQGITIPFPQRDVHVHQFPGKQAS; encoded by the coding sequence ATGATGGACAATATTTCGTTAGAACAAATCTACGAAAAAGCGTTAGAACTCGTTCTGACATTCGGACCTAAGCTCATTCTTGCATTTTTGGTCTTGGTCATTGGTTGGTGGTTAATTGGGAAAGTAACCAAAGGTGTTGACGTTGCATTAGAGCGTGTTCGCTTAGAACAAGGGCTAAGAAGTTTCCTCTGCTCACTTGCCTCGGTCATTCTTAAAATTCTGCTCATTATCTCTGTCGCTTCGATGATAGGGGTCGAGACCACGTCCTTCATCGCTATGCTGGGTGCCGCAGGTTTAGCCGTAGGTATGGCGCTGCAAGGGAGCTTGTCTAACTTTGCTGGTGGCGTACTCATTCTGTTCTTCAAGCCTTTCAAAATAGGCGATGTAATTGAAGCGCAAGGTCACATGGGTAAAGTGGTTGATATACAAATTTTTGTTACTGTATTAATCACTTACGATAATCAAAGAATCATTATTCCTAATGGTATGCTTTCTAATGGAACGGTTAAAAACCTCTTCTGTGAAGAGAATCGCCGCGTCGATATTGAATTTGGTATCAGCTACGGTGACGACGTACGTAAAGCGCGCGAAGTTCTCATGAAAGTATTGGCCGATTACGACCTTGTATTGGACGATCCTGAGCCACTTGTTCACGTTAGCCAACACGGCGACAGCCATGTCGGTATGCTGGTTTGGGCTTGGGTGAAATCTGACGATTACTGGCCTGTGTATTTCAGCTTGTACGAGCGCGTGAAAATCGCCTTCGACGAACAAGGCATCACTATCCCGTTCCCTCAGCGCGATGTGCATGTTCATCAGTTCCCAGGCAAGCAAGCGTCTTAA
- a CDS encoding SLC13 family permease, translated as MSDPISTTIKAPPSPDASPSEKKAKNLRVAAGITLFSVLTGIVVAQFQSTQLASVAALTVFCIGLWATVVVPEYWTALSFFLIAIVFNIAPASVALSGFQSSTFWLLFAGLVLGAAFKHTGLGKRIAHLLASALGTRYNTIIWRIVIFGIALAFIMPSSMGRIALLLPIIMALSEQMGYQSDSKGRIGMITATAFGTWLPAFTILPANAPNMILVGMAENLHGLQLSYWDYLLIHFPVLGALKGVVLVLLILKMFPSDDPKHTTKETVSLPSVTKDEKTLAYIILGCLVMWLTDGIHHISPGWIGLAGAVICLCPFLNLTTKASFQADLNYNSLFFVAGIIGLGAVIAQSGLGETLIAALGDSVQFSPREQLQSIVSLTFISTIVAITTSLPGVPAVMTPIAGDLALSTGLPIATVLMTQVFAFSNILLPYQAPPLVTAIQMGKLPIAAISKLCLVLFFITVVVLLPLDLLWWRLIGLF; from the coding sequence ATGTCAGACCCAATCTCCACAACGATAAAAGCGCCGCCTTCACCCGACGCTTCGCCATCAGAAAAAAAAGCAAAGAATCTTAGGGTAGCCGCAGGTATTACTCTATTCAGTGTATTAACTGGCATCGTAGTCGCGCAATTTCAGTCGACTCAGCTCGCATCTGTTGCGGCACTAACGGTGTTTTGCATAGGCTTGTGGGCGACGGTCGTCGTGCCGGAATATTGGACGGCATTGAGCTTTTTTCTTATCGCCATCGTTTTCAATATTGCACCCGCTTCCGTTGCGCTTTCTGGATTTCAATCCTCTACGTTCTGGTTATTGTTTGCTGGGTTGGTTCTTGGAGCCGCGTTCAAACATACAGGGCTGGGAAAGCGCATCGCCCATTTGCTCGCTTCTGCGCTAGGTACGCGCTATAACACCATAATTTGGCGGATTGTCATTTTCGGTATTGCACTCGCCTTTATCATGCCATCTTCCATGGGCAGAATAGCGCTCTTACTCCCTATAATTATGGCGTTATCGGAGCAAATGGGATACCAAAGTGATTCTAAAGGACGCATTGGTATGATTACCGCCACGGCTTTTGGAACTTGGTTACCTGCTTTCACCATTTTACCCGCCAACGCGCCCAATATGATCCTTGTGGGTATGGCTGAAAACCTTCACGGTTTGCAACTTTCCTACTGGGATTACTTGCTGATCCACTTCCCTGTGTTAGGTGCGCTGAAAGGTGTGGTATTGGTTTTGTTGATTTTAAAAATGTTTCCTTCCGACGATCCAAAGCACACAACAAAAGAAACGGTCTCTTTGCCCTCTGTAACAAAGGATGAGAAAACGCTGGCTTACATTATTTTGGGTTGTTTGGTCATGTGGCTAACAGACGGCATTCACCATATTTCTCCGGGATGGATTGGGCTTGCTGGTGCGGTGATTTGTTTATGCCCATTTTTGAATTTAACCACCAAAGCCAGTTTTCAAGCCGATTTGAACTACAACTCTCTTTTCTTCGTGGCGGGTATTATTGGCTTGGGTGCGGTCATTGCGCAGTCTGGCTTAGGGGAAACGCTAATCGCAGCTCTGGGTGATAGCGTGCAGTTTTCACCGCGGGAACAACTGCAAAGTATAGTTTCGCTGACGTTCATCTCAACGATTGTTGCTATTACCACCAGCTTGCCTGGGGTTCCAGCGGTAATGACCCCCATTGCAGGCGACCTTGCACTATCCACTGGTTTGCCTATCGCCACCGTTTTGATGACACAGGTTTTTGCCTTCTCCAACATTTTATTGCCGTACCAAGCTCCTCCGCTAGTCACAGCAATACAAATGGGTAAGTTACCCATCGCAGCCATCAGTAAGTTATGTTTGGTCCTATTTTTCATCACAGTCGTGGTTCTTTTACCGCTCGATCTATTATGGTGGCGTCTTATCGGTCTATTCTGA